The Streptomyces sp. NBC_00597 DNA segment GACGTAGACGTTGCGCAGGACCGAGGTGCCCTCGGCCGCCATCATCGCCAGGAGGACGACCACCGCCGGGCGCAGGGCCGGGGGGCACATCATTTCTGCCGCGCGCCAGCGGGTGGGGCCCTCGACCAGGACGCGGTGGGGGTCCAGGAGCTGGAGGCGGCCGCCGAGGCGGTTGAGGTCCGTCAGGTAGATGGCCCGGTTGTCGTAGACCCAGTCGTGGATCAGGGTCTGGCCCTGGGCGACGGCCGCGATGGCCGCGAAGAACGGGACGTTGTCGATGTTCAGCCCGGGGAACGGCATCGGGTGGATCTTGTCGATCGGCGCTTCGAGCTTCGAGGGGCGGACCGTCAGGTCGACCAGGCGGGTGCGGCCGTTGTCGGCCGTGTACTCCGCCGAGCGGTCGTGGTCGAGGCCCATCTCCTCCAGCACCGCGAGCTCGATCTCCATGAACTCGATCGGGACCCGGCGGATCGTGAGTTCCGATTCCGTGACCACCGCGGCGGCGAGCAGGCTCATCGCCTCGACCGGGTCCTCGGAGGGGGAGTAGTCCACGTCCACGTCGATGTTCGGGACACCGTGCACGGTGAGGGTGGTCGTGCCGACGCCCTCGACCTTGACGCCGAGCGCCTCCAGGAAGAAGCACAGGTCCTGGACCATGTAGTTGGAGGAGGCGTTGCGGATGACCGTGACGCCGTCGTGCCGGGCGGCGGCCAGCAGCGCGTTCTCGGTGACGGTGTCCCCGCGCTCGGTCAGCACGATCGGGCGGCCCGGCGAGACCCCCGCCTCGACCTTCGCGTGGTAGATGCCCTCGGTCGCCGTGATGTCCAGGCCGAAGCGGCGCAGGGCGATCATGTGCGGCTCGATGGTGCGGGTGCCGAGGTCGCAGCCACCGGCGTACGGCAGGCGGAACTGGTCCATCCGGTGCAGCAGCGGGCCCAGGAACATGATGATGCTCCGGGTGCGGCGGGCCGCGTC contains these protein-coding regions:
- a CDS encoding UDP-N-acetylglucosamine 1-carboxyvinyltransferase, encoding MADDYLVRIGKLIRDARQHRGWTQSQLADALGTSQSAVNRIERGNQNISLEMIARIGEALDSEIVSLGYAGPMHLRVVGGRRLSGAIDVKTSKNACVALLCATLLNKGRTVLRRVARIEEVYRLLEVLNSIGVRTRWINDGVDLEIVPPARLDMDAMDADAARRTRSIIMFLGPLLHRMDQFRLPYAGGCDLGTRTIEPHMIALRRFGLDITATEGIYHAKVEAGVSPGRPIVLTERGDTVTENALLAAARHDGVTVIRNASSNYMVQDLCFFLEALGVKVEGVGTTTLTVHGVPNIDVDVDYSPSEDPVEAMSLLAAAVVTESELTIRRVPIEFMEIELAVLEEMGLDHDRSAEYTADNGRTRLVDLTVRPSKLEAPIDKIHPMPFPGLNIDNVPFFAAIAAVAQGQTLIHDWVYDNRAIYLTDLNRLGGRLQLLDPHRVLVEGPTRWRAAEMMCPPALRPAVVVLLAMMAAEGTSVLRNVYVINRGYEELAERLNSVGAQIEIFRDI